GATAAATCCTATCCTTTCTTTTCCCTTTCCAATATGGGATAGGCTATATTTGCAATATACGAATTTATGCGCTTAAGATTTGTCAGGACATCCAGATGAATGGCGCTTGTATCTATAGATTCTTTTAAGCCGAGATGAAGGCGGTTTATATGCGCCTGCCTTAAATCCCTTTCTATCTCGCCAAGTCTTGTTTTATGCCTTAATAATTGATGGGCAAGCTCAACATCCCCGCTTGTAAACGCCGATACGCCGAGCTCAAAATTTTCCATAACCTTTTGATGAAATTCCAGGATCTCCTTTAATCCATCACGGGAAAAGGAGAGTTGATTTTTTATCTTTTTCTTTGCAAGCTCCATAAGATTTTTATCTATCACATCGCCGATATTTTCAAGATTGTTTGTAAATGTGATTATCTCCATCTCACGTCGCGCCTGCTCTTCAGTCAAACCCTCCTGAGACAGTTTTGTAAGGTAAAGCTTTATCTCC
Above is a window of Deltaproteobacteria bacterium DNA encoding:
- a CDS encoding PhoU domain-containing protein; translated protein: MSELRKDLITREWVIMSPERARRPSDFQHEHEAQAVITKNHSVCPFCPGNESMTPPEIIAFRKKGAKANSSGWWVRVMPNRFPALRMADIVQDMLKQSIEVFKSNNTALQEKIEERDDDVDILDREIKLYLTKLSQEGLTEEQARREMEIITFTNNLENIGDVIDKNLMELAKKKIKNQLSFSRDGLKEILEFHQKVMENFELGVSAFTSGDVELAHQLLRHKTRLGEIERDLRQAHINRLHLGLKESIDTSAIHLDVLTNLKRINSYIANIAYPILEREKKG